The sequence GCGCGGTAGACCAGCAGCCGCAGCCCCGGGTCCTCCAGCGGGAGCAGGACCTCGAAGTCGACGGCGATCACCCCGAGCGCCGGGTGCCGCAGCAGCTTGCGGCCGCGGCCGTTCACACTGACCTCCCGCTCGGCCCACAGGCGCGCGAAGTCCGCGTCCTGCGCGGTGAATTCGGCTATCAGGCCGGCCAGTGCCCGGTCCTGCGGGTGGGCGGCCCAGGCCGCGCGCAGGTGGGCGACACCGTCCCGCAGCACGGACTCGCGGTCGGCGTAGAAGCCGCGCATCGGCGGGTGCAGCAGGCAGAGCCACATGGCGTTGCGCCGGGTCGCCGGCACGGCGTCGAAGTCCGGTAGCAGCCGGGCCATTTCGGGGTTCCAGGCCAGCAGGTCGTAGCGGTGGTCCATCAGCATGGCCGGCAGCGGGGAGAGCTCCTCGACCAGGCGCGCCAGCGACGGCGCCGGGCCGGCGGCGGACGGCCCACCGGTGGTGCCGGGGCGGCGGCGGCCGGCCAGGTCGAACAGATAGTCGCGTTCGCTCGCGTCCAGCCGCAGTGCCCCGGCCAGCGCCGCCAGCACCTCCGCAGAGGGCCGCAGCCCCCGGCCCTGCTCCAGCCGGACCACGTAGTCGGTGCTGACCCCGGCCAGCTCGGCGACCTCTTCGCGGCGCAGTCCGGGTGTGCGCCGGGCCCGCCGGTGCGCGGGCAGGCCCAGCCGGACCGGGTCCAGCCGCTCGCGCCTGCTGCGCAGGAAGGCGGCCAGCTCCTCGGTGGTGTCCACGGTCGGTGTCGTCATGACCGGTCCAACCGTCAGGGTGGG comes from Streptomyces sp. TLI_053 and encodes:
- a CDS encoding helix-turn-helix transcriptional regulator codes for the protein MTTPTVDTTEELAAFLRSRRERLDPVRLGLPAHRRARRTPGLRREEVAELAGVSTDYVVRLEQGRGLRPSAEVLAALAGALRLDASERDYLFDLAGRRRPGTTGGPSAAGPAPSLARLVEELSPLPAMLMDHRYDLLAWNPEMARLLPDFDAVPATRRNAMWLCLLHPPMRGFYADRESVLRDGVAHLRAAWAAHPQDRALAGLIAEFTAQDADFARLWAEREVSVNGRGRKLLRHPALGVIAVDFEVLLPLEDPGLRLLVYRAADQESRAALNRLCAR